The genomic interval TGCCGGGCGAGGTTGGTGGCGCCCCAGGCGGCCAGGTCCGCGCGCCTCTCGACGCCGAGCACCCGCCCGTCGGGCCCGACCAGGTGGGCCAGGAGCGCCGTCGTCCAGCCCGAGCCGGCGCCGACGTCGAGCACACGGGCGCCGGGGTGGACGTCGAGGAGGCGCAGCATCGCCGCGACGGTCGACGGCTGGGAGCACGTCTGCCCGTGCCCGATGGCGAGCGGGCGGTCCTGACCGGCGGAGGCGAGCGCGGCCCGCGGCAGGAACCCACGGCGGTCCACCGTGCGCAGGGCGGCCTCGACGTCGTCGTCGCAGTCCATCCGCCCATGCTCCCGCCCGAACGCTCACGCCGCACAAGGGCGCGCACGTCGGCGCGCGCGTCGTCGTTCCGGTGGGCGCGCGTGCCGTCCTGCCGGGGCCCTGTTCGCCGGGGAGCGGTGCTCGTGTAGACTCTTGTGTCGGCACGCCCATCGGCGTGCCAGTCCCGTGTGCCCCACGGACGCACCGCACTCGACCGCCGCGGCGGGCCAGCAATGGAACTCGAGTTGCAGACCAAGACGGTGTACGACGCCGTGCGGCACGCCCAGACCAGGAGAGACGCAACATGGTGTACGCGATCGTCAAGGCCGGTGGCCGTCAGGAGAAGGTGTCCGTCGGTGACATCGTCGTCATGAACAGCATCGAGGCGAAGGCCGGTGACACGGTCGAGCTTCCCGCGCTG from Xylanimonas allomyrinae carries:
- a CDS encoding protein-L-isoaspartate O-methyltransferase family protein — translated: MDCDDDVEAALRTVDRRGFLPRAALASAGQDRPLAIGHGQTCSQPSTVAAMLRLLDVHPGARVLDVGAGSGWTTALLAHLVGPDGRVLGVERRADLAAWGATNLARHGMPWASEVAALPGVLGWPRDGGWERILVSAAARRLPAPLVAQIAPGGRMVIPVGHTMTCVRVGPDGFPHLSEHGTYAFVPLIEE